A section of the Mesorhizobium loti genome encodes:
- a CDS encoding TIGR02302 family protein, which yields MTERPTFSNDRGLAGRLALSRLATRVSMMIERGWPLLLPLLVVASLFLSVSWFGIFSRLPDIARIGVVAAFGLAGLAALYPLRFFRMPSAAEVDRRIEAANRLLHSPVLVQTDRPSGRESSFSQALWREHQKRMAAKLDGLGADLPRTRVPERDPWGLRAVAALLLVTAFAFSFGPTGGRIADGFSAHGAHDAVPPRIDAWVTPPAYTGKPPVFLTADANQATPTFHVPEGSDVSLRVTGGSGEETLAYADKDGNSRAIDPAAATAKPAATPAAPSANSSSRVRQFIGKLTGDGTLTLKSGEDQLGRWAFAVIPDKPPQIRFVGEPKRAANGAFELNYQIDDDYGAATAKAVFALADPQAPDAHALYGPPEMPLTLPRRGGKSNAAKTTKDLTEHVWAGSSIKLTLVATDDAGHTASSETKTLVMPERPFANPLARAVIEQRRLLALDANAKPRVLDLIDAITLRPEDTFDNMSHYLAIVSARSRLKLAGNDDQLRGEVGYLWEIALGIEEGNLSAAEKRLRQAQQALQDAIKNGASDQEIEKAMKELREAMNQFLQEFAERAKQNPNAPQMQQNGQELRQSDIDRMMDQIENLAKSGDRDKAQQLLSQLQDMMNNLQAGRQQQGGEQDSQMRQQMDKLGEILRRQQEMMNDTFRMDQMRRGERQRGKNRDEQLGQDGGEDQDKPGVGQDRDPLARQKPMTPQEFADALKQLQEGQGQLKSDLDKLKKSLEGMGMEPNEGFGEAGKSMGSAEQALGEGQGDEAVGHQGRALEALRKGAKDMMKQMQAMQGDQGGSQEGGRQQNADRDPLGRPRASQGPDFGDSVKVPDEIDVQRARQILEAIRKRLGNALSPDIERSYLERLLELK from the coding sequence ATGACCGAACGACCCACCTTCAGCAACGACCGCGGCCTGGCCGGGCGCCTTGCCTTGAGCCGGCTGGCGACACGGGTCTCGATGATGATCGAGCGCGGCTGGCCGCTGCTGCTCCCGCTGCTTGTTGTCGCCAGCCTGTTCCTGAGCGTGTCCTGGTTCGGCATCTTCTCCCGGCTGCCGGATATCGCGCGCATCGGCGTCGTCGCGGCATTCGGCCTGGCAGGGCTGGCGGCGCTCTATCCGCTGCGCTTCTTCCGCATGCCCTCGGCCGCCGAGGTCGATCGCCGCATCGAGGCCGCCAACAGGCTGCTGCACAGCCCCGTGCTGGTGCAGACCGACCGGCCAAGCGGCCGGGAGAGCAGCTTCTCGCAGGCGTTGTGGCGCGAACATCAGAAGCGCATGGCCGCAAAGCTCGACGGCCTCGGCGCCGACCTGCCGCGCACGCGCGTGCCGGAGCGCGACCCCTGGGGGTTGCGCGCTGTGGCGGCGCTGCTGCTCGTGACCGCCTTTGCCTTCTCCTTCGGGCCGACCGGCGGCAGGATAGCCGACGGCTTCAGCGCCCACGGTGCGCATGATGCCGTGCCGCCGCGCATCGATGCATGGGTGACGCCGCCGGCCTACACCGGCAAGCCGCCGGTTTTCCTGACCGCCGACGCCAACCAGGCGACGCCGACGTTTCATGTGCCTGAGGGCAGCGATGTCTCCTTGCGCGTCACCGGCGGCTCGGGCGAGGAAACGCTTGCCTATGCCGACAAGGATGGCAATTCGCGCGCCATCGACCCGGCCGCCGCGACGGCCAAGCCTGCCGCAACCCCGGCGGCGCCGTCCGCCAACTCATCTTCGAGGGTGCGCCAATTCATCGGCAAGCTGACCGGCGATGGCACGCTGACGTTGAAATCGGGCGAGGATCAGCTTGGCCGCTGGGCCTTCGCGGTGATCCCGGACAAGCCGCCGCAGATCCGCTTCGTCGGCGAGCCAAAGCGCGCCGCCAACGGCGCCTTCGAACTCAACTACCAGATCGATGACGACTATGGCGCCGCCACCGCCAAGGCGGTGTTCGCGCTGGCCGACCCGCAGGCGCCGGATGCGCATGCGCTCTACGGCCCGCCCGAAATGCCGCTGACGCTGCCGCGCCGCGGCGGCAAGTCGAATGCCGCCAAGACGACGAAAGACCTGACCGAACATGTCTGGGCCGGCAGCAGCATCAAGCTGACGCTGGTCGCCACCGACGATGCCGGACACACCGCGTCCAGCGAGACCAAGACGCTTGTTATGCCAGAACGCCCGTTCGCCAACCCGCTGGCGCGTGCGGTGATCGAACAGCGGCGCCTTCTGGCGCTCGACGCCAATGCCAAGCCGCGCGTACTCGACCTGATCGACGCCATTACGCTGCGGCCGGAAGACACGTTCGACAACATGTCGCACTACCTCGCCATCGTGAGCGCGCGCAGCCGGCTGAAGCTGGCCGGGAATGACGATCAGCTGCGCGGCGAGGTCGGCTATCTCTGGGAAATCGCGCTTGGCATCGAGGAGGGCAACCTCTCGGCGGCCGAGAAGCGGCTGCGCCAGGCGCAGCAAGCGCTGCAGGACGCCATCAAGAACGGCGCCAGCGACCAGGAAATCGAAAAGGCGATGAAGGAACTGCGCGAGGCGATGAACCAGTTCCTGCAGGAATTCGCCGAACGCGCCAAGCAGAACCCGAACGCGCCGCAGATGCAGCAGAACGGCCAGGAACTGCGCCAGAGCGACATCGACCGGATGATGGATCAGATCGAAAACCTGGCGAAGTCGGGCGATCGCGACAAGGCGCAGCAATTGCTGTCGCAGTTGCAGGACATGATGAACAATCTCCAGGCCGGCCGTCAGCAGCAGGGCGGCGAGCAGGACAGCCAGATGCGCCAGCAGATGGATAAGCTCGGCGAGATCCTGCGGCGCCAGCAGGAGATGATGAACGACACCTTCCGCATGGACCAGATGAGGCGCGGCGAACGCCAGCGCGGAAAGAACCGAGACGAGCAGCTTGGCCAGGATGGTGGCGAGGACCAGGACAAGCCCGGCGTCGGCCAGGACCGCGACCCGCTCGCCAGACAGAAGCCGATGACGCCGCAGGAATTCGCCGATGCGCTGAAGCAGTTGCAGGAAGGCCAGGGCCAGCTGAAGAGCGATCTCGACAAGCTGAAGAAGAGTCTCGAAGGCATGGGCATGGAGCCCAATGAAGGATTTGGCGAGGCGGGCAAGTCCATGGGCAGCGCCGAGCAGGCGCTTGGCGAGGGCCAGGGCGACGAGGCCGTCGGTCACCAGGGCCGGGCACTCGAGGCGCTGCGCAAGGGCGCCAAGGACATGATGAAGCAGATGCAGGCCATGCAGGGCGACCAGGGCGGCAGCCAGGAGGGTGGCCGCCAGCAGAATGCCGACCGCGACCCGCTCGGCCGGCCGCGCGCCAGCCAGGGTCCCGATTTCGGCGATTCGGTGAAGGTGCCCGACGAGATCGACGTCCAGCGCGCCCGACAGATCCTGGAAGCGATCCGCAAGCGGCTCGGCAACGCGCTCAGCCCCGACATCGAGCGCAGCTATCTGGAACGGCTGCTTGAGCTGAAATAG
- a CDS encoding threonine/serine dehydratase, with product MAQGNTVTRERIAAMEPRIRPYVRHTPVLRVDMADFGRPPLAIDLKLECLQHSGSFKARGAFTNLLERQVPAAGVVAASGGNHGAAVAYAAMRLGHKATIFVPEVSPQAKLDRIRGYGADLVVGGARYAEALAASERFAEETGALQIHAFNQEETLVGQGTLGLEIEADLPQIDTLLVAVGGGGLIGGIAAWYAGRIRIVAVEPEGAPTLHRAFEAGHPVDAPAEGIAADSLAPKRVGEMMFPIAEAFVERSILVSDDDIIAAQKALWNRVRIISEPGGAAAFAAVLSGRYAPAPGERVAVLVCGANANPANF from the coding sequence ATGGCGCAAGGCAACACCGTCACCCGCGAACGCATTGCCGCGATGGAACCGCGCATCCGCCCCTATGTGCGCCACACGCCGGTGCTGCGCGTCGACATGGCCGACTTCGGCCGGCCGCCGCTGGCCATCGACCTCAAGCTCGAATGCCTGCAGCATTCCGGCTCGTTCAAGGCGCGTGGCGCCTTCACCAATCTGCTCGAGCGGCAGGTTCCGGCGGCCGGTGTCGTCGCGGCATCGGGCGGCAATCATGGCGCCGCCGTCGCCTATGCCGCCATGCGGCTCGGCCACAAGGCGACGATCTTCGTTCCCGAAGTGAGCCCGCAAGCCAAGCTCGACCGCATTCGCGGCTATGGCGCCGACCTTGTCGTCGGTGGCGCTCGCTATGCGGAAGCCCTGGCCGCCAGCGAACGTTTCGCCGAGGAAACCGGCGCCTTGCAGATCCACGCCTTCAACCAGGAGGAAACGCTTGTCGGCCAGGGCACGCTCGGTCTCGAAATCGAGGCGGACTTGCCTCAGATCGACACGTTGCTGGTCGCCGTCGGCGGTGGCGGCCTGATCGGGGGCATCGCCGCCTGGTACGCCGGCCGCATCCGTATCGTCGCCGTCGAGCCCGAGGGTGCGCCGACGCTTCATCGCGCCTTCGAGGCCGGCCATCCAGTCGACGCGCCGGCCGAAGGCATCGCAGCCGATTCGCTGGCGCCGAAGCGCGTCGGCGAAATGATGTTCCCGATCGCCGAAGCCTTCGTCGAACGCTCCATCCTGGTCAGCGACGACGATATCATTGCTGCCCAAAAGGCCCTGTGGAACCGCGTTCGCATCATTTCCGAGCCGGGCGGGGCGGCAGCCTTCGCCGCGGTGCTGTCCGGTCGCTATGCGCCGGCGCCGGGCGAACGGGTCGCCGTGCTGGTCTGCGGCGCCAACGCAAACCCCGCCAATTTCTGA
- the lysA gene encoding diaminopimelate decarboxylase, whose product MNHFDYRDGVLHAEDVAIPDIAAQVGTPFYCYSTATLTRHYRVFAQAFAGLDTLVCYAMKANSNQAVLRTLAKLGAGADVVSQGELRRALAAGIPASKILFSGVGKTAREMDFALEAGILCFNVESEPELDLLSARAVALGKVAPISLRINPDVDAKTHKKISTGKAENKFGIPWQRARQVYARAATLPGIKITGIDTHIGSQITELQPFDDAFALLVDLIGALRADGHSIEHVDLGGGLGIPYRVDNNPPPLPDAYAQIVRKHVAKLGLKVMFEPGRLIVGNAGILISEVIFVKEGDAKNFLIVDAAMNDLIRPTLYDAFHDIRPVVQPPADTPRMMVDVVGQVCETGDYLGLDRDLPTLKAGDLVAVFTAGAYGAVQAGTYNTRLLVPEVLVDGDRFHVVRPRLTYDDLIGLDSVPDWLA is encoded by the coding sequence GTGAACCATTTCGACTACCGCGACGGCGTGCTGCATGCCGAGGACGTGGCAATCCCCGATATCGCCGCTCAGGTCGGCACGCCGTTCTACTGCTATTCCACCGCCACCTTGACCAGGCACTACCGGGTGTTCGCCCAGGCCTTTGCCGGCCTCGACACGCTGGTCTGCTACGCCATGAAGGCCAACTCCAACCAGGCCGTGCTGCGGACCCTGGCCAAGCTCGGCGCCGGCGCCGACGTGGTCTCGCAAGGCGAATTGCGCCGTGCGCTGGCCGCCGGCATTCCGGCGAGCAAGATCCTGTTCTCCGGCGTCGGCAAGACCGCGCGCGAAATGGACTTCGCGCTCGAAGCCGGCATCCTTTGCTTCAACGTCGAATCCGAACCGGAGCTTGACCTCCTCTCGGCCCGCGCCGTGGCACTCGGCAAGGTGGCGCCGATCTCGCTGCGCATCAATCCAGATGTCGATGCCAAGACCCACAAGAAGATCTCCACCGGCAAGGCCGAGAACAAGTTCGGCATTCCGTGGCAGCGCGCACGGCAGGTCTATGCCCGCGCCGCAACGCTTCCGGGCATCAAGATCACCGGCATCGACACCCATATCGGCAGCCAGATCACCGAACTGCAGCCCTTCGACGACGCCTTCGCCCTCCTTGTCGACCTGATCGGCGCGCTGCGTGCCGATGGCCATTCGATCGAGCACGTCGATCTCGGCGGTGGGCTGGGCATTCCCTACCGCGTCGACAACAACCCTCCGCCCCTTCCCGACGCCTATGCCCAGATCGTCAGGAAGCATGTCGCCAAACTCGGGCTGAAGGTGATGTTCGAGCCGGGCCGGCTGATCGTTGGCAATGCCGGCATCCTCATCTCGGAAGTGATCTTCGTGAAGGAAGGCGACGCGAAGAATTTCCTCATCGTCGACGCCGCCATGAACGATCTGATACGGCCGACGCTCTACGATGCCTTCCACGACATCAGGCCGGTCGTGCAGCCGCCGGCCGATACGCCGCGCATGATGGTTGATGTTGTCGGCCAGGTCTGCGAGACCGGTGACTATCTCGGCCTCGACCGTGACCTGCCCACGCTGAAGGCCGGCGACCTCGTCGCTGTTTTCACGGCCGGCGCCTATGGCGCCGTGCAGGCCGGCACCTACAACACCCGCCTGCTGGTGCCCGAGGTGCTGGTCGACGGCGACCGCTTCCACGTCGTGCGCCCGCGCCTGACCTATGACGACCTGATCGGGCTGGATTCGGTCCCCGACTGGCTCGCATAA
- the argH gene encoding argininosuccinate lyase produces MSDKKTSNQMWGGRFASGPAAIMEAINASISFDRKLYAQDIRGSIAHSEMLAQTGIISAADQEKIAHGLNTILKEIEAGGFEFSTKLEDIHMNVEARLADLIGPAAGRLHTARSRNDQVAVDLRLWVKDECFRVAEALKGLITALLERAEEHAATVMPGFTHMQAAQPVTFGHHCMAYVEMFSRDLSRVRDAIERMDESPLGAAALAGTSFPIDRHKTAKALGFREPMRNSLDSVSDRDFALEFLGMAAICATHLSRLAEEIIIWSTPQFGFIRLSDSFSTGSSIMPQKKNPDAAELVRGKTGRVNGHLVGLLTVMKGMPLTYGKDMQEDKESVFDAAETLDLMLAAMTGMISDMTVNAAAMKKAAGSGHATATDLADWLVRTLGLPFREAHHVTGRAVALAEDKKVGLEKLSLEDLQSINPGITSDIFSVLAVQNSVKSRTSFGGTAPSEVRKQIRYWKKRLAKA; encoded by the coding sequence ATGAGCGACAAGAAGACCAGCAACCAGATGTGGGGCGGACGATTTGCCTCGGGTCCGGCCGCGATCATGGAAGCGATCAACGCGTCGATCTCGTTCGACCGCAAACTCTACGCGCAGGACATACGCGGCTCGATCGCCCATAGCGAGATGCTGGCGCAAACGGGCATTATTTCGGCGGCCGATCAAGAAAAAATCGCTCACGGCCTGAACACGATCCTGAAAGAGATCGAGGCCGGCGGCTTCGAGTTTTCGACCAAGCTTGAAGACATCCACATGAATGTCGAGGCTCGCCTCGCCGACCTGATCGGCCCCGCAGCCGGCCGCCTGCACACCGCCCGCTCGCGCAACGATCAGGTGGCGGTGGATCTGAGGCTGTGGGTCAAGGACGAGTGCTTTCGCGTCGCCGAGGCGCTGAAAGGGCTGATCACCGCGCTGCTGGAGCGGGCCGAGGAGCACGCGGCGACCGTTATGCCGGGCTTCACCCACATGCAGGCAGCACAGCCCGTGACCTTCGGCCATCACTGCATGGCCTATGTCGAGATGTTTTCGCGCGACCTGTCGCGCGTGCGCGATGCGATCGAGCGGATGGACGAGAGCCCGCTTGGCGCCGCCGCCCTGGCCGGCACCAGCTTCCCCATCGACCGCCATAAAACGGCCAAGGCGCTCGGCTTCCGCGAGCCTATGCGCAATTCGCTGGACAGCGTCTCCGATCGTGATTTCGCGCTGGAATTCCTCGGCATGGCGGCGATCTGCGCCACGCATCTGTCGCGGTTGGCCGAGGAGATCATCATCTGGTCGACGCCCCAATTCGGCTTTATCAGGTTGTCGGACAGTTTCTCCACCGGCTCCTCGATCATGCCGCAGAAGAAGAACCCCGACGCCGCCGAACTGGTGCGCGGCAAGACCGGCCGCGTCAACGGCCATCTGGTCGGCCTGCTGACGGTGATGAAGGGCATGCCTTTGACCTATGGCAAGGACATGCAGGAGGACAAGGAATCGGTCTTCGATGCCGCCGAGACGCTCGACCTGATGCTGGCGGCGATGACCGGCATGATCTCGGACATGACGGTCAACGCCGCCGCCATGAAGAAGGCCGCCGGCTCCGGCCACGCGACCGCGACCGACCTCGCCGACTGGCTGGTGCGTACGTTGGGCCTGCCGTTCCGCGAGGCGCATCATGTCACCGGCCGTGCGGTGGCGCTTGCCGAAGACAAGAAGGTGGGGCTGGAGAAGCTTTCCCTGGAGGACCTGCAGTCGATCAATCCGGGCATCACATCCGATATTTTCTCCGTGCTGGCGGTGCAGAATTCGGTCAAGAGCCGCACCAGCTTCGGGGGCACCGCGCCGTCGGAAGTGAGGAAGCAGATCCGCTACTGGAAAAAGCGGCTGGCGAAGGCGTGA
- the tlpA gene encoding thiol:disulfide interchange protein TlpA, whose protein sequence is MADGNRFFPAPRLILAALVAGALAGAVAVYVSESRSGNNAAPQAAVGESKDDIACAAKNDRAKKVAASATGEVAALLPADPPQSMKSLAFNGPDGKPMTIADHAGKTVLLNLWATWCAPCRAEMPALDALQKEKGSAAFQVVAVNVDAGDDVKPKKFLKDTGVEALGYYRDSTVALFNDLKARGLALGLPVTLLIDGEGCLIAHMNGPAEWSGPDAKRLVETALGS, encoded by the coding sequence ATGGCAGACGGAAACAGATTTTTCCCGGCCCCGCGCCTGATCCTCGCCGCCCTGGTGGCGGGAGCGCTGGCCGGCGCGGTCGCGGTATATGTCAGCGAGAGCCGGTCTGGCAACAACGCCGCGCCCCAAGCGGCGGTCGGCGAGAGCAAGGACGACATCGCCTGTGCCGCCAAGAACGACCGCGCCAAGAAGGTAGCGGCCTCGGCCACCGGCGAGGTCGCCGCACTTTTGCCCGCCGATCCGCCGCAATCCATGAAGAGCCTCGCCTTCAATGGCCCGGATGGCAAGCCGATGACGATCGCCGACCATGCGGGCAAGACGGTGCTGCTCAACCTCTGGGCCACATGGTGCGCGCCGTGCCGCGCCGAAATGCCTGCGCTCGATGCGCTGCAGAAGGAGAAAGGCAGCGCCGCCTTCCAAGTCGTCGCCGTCAATGTCGATGCCGGCGACGATGTGAAGCCGAAGAAGTTCCTCAAGGACACCGGCGTCGAGGCGCTCGGCTATTACCGGGATTCGACGGTGGCCCTGTTCAACGACCTCAAGGCACGGGGCCTGGCACTCGGCCTTCCCGTCACCCTGCTGATCGATGGCGAAGGCTGCCTGATCGCCCATATGAACGGTCCGGCCGAATGGTCGGGGCCTGACGCCAAGCGGCTGGTCGAGACGGCGCTCGGATCGTGA